TTATCAAAAAAAGATCGATTAGCTGTTGCTTGGCGTTCAACATTTATTCAAGGTTCTTGGAATTATGAACGTATGCAAAATGGCGGTTGGTTATTTTCCATGATTCCGGCGATTAGAAAATTGTATAAAACGAAGGAAGATAGAGCAGCAGCATTAAAACGACATTTGGAGTTTTTTAATACACATCCCTATCTAGCTTCACCAATTTTGGGTGTTACCTTAGCTTTGGAAGAAGAACGTGCAAATGGTGCACCTGTTGATGATGTTGCTATTCAAGGTGTAAAGGTTGGTATGATGGGCCCACTTGCTGGAGTAGGCGATCCAGTCTTTTGGTTTACTATTCGTCCCATGCTAGGTGCGCTAGGTGCTTCTTTGGCTATTGGTGGCAACATTTTAGGACCACTTATTTTCTTTGTTGCATGGAATATTATTCGTTGGGCATTTTTGTGGTATACACAAGAATTTGGCTATCGTACAGGCTCAAAAATTACGGATGATGTTTCTGGTGGCTTATTACAAGATGTAACCAAGGGTGCATCCATTTTAGGAATGTTTGTTTTAGCTGCCTTGGTTGAACGTTGGGTAGTGATTAAATTCTTGCCGGTTGTTTCAAAAGTAAAACTGGATAAAGGTGCCTATGTTGATTGGCAACACTTACCTTCAGGTTGGCACGGACTTCAAAAAGCCTTCCAGGAAGTACATGCAGGCAAGGCGCTTTCCTCAACAAAGGTGACTACCTTACAAGACAATCTGGATCAATTAATTCCGGGATTGGCACCTCTTTTATTAACCTTTTTATGTATGTGGTTGTTAAGAAAAAAAGTTTCACCTATTATTATTATTCTAGGTTTGTTTGTTGTCGGTGTTCTTGGACATATAATTGGTTTATTATAAGAAACAGATAATTAAAAATAATGGGATTCATGAAAATCAATATAAGTATTTTCATGAATTTCAGTTTATTAATAGGATTTAATCCCTTGTTTAAGAATTATGAGTAAAAGCAATAAAATGTAATAAGTATAGTTAATTCAGATATCCATCCATGTTTTAGATTAATATTTTTGTAGCTAGTCAAGAGAAAATGAAAAGGTTGGATTTTTATAATTAATTTCTTACCAGAATGGAGTAGATCAAATGGTTCAATCAATAAATACGAAGGTAGATCTTGTTATTGACGCAACATCATTTACAAGTCTAACTGATTATGGAAAAATCATGATTGGTGATAAGGGATTTGAATTTTATCATGCTCGAGATGTTCAAAAATTTATTCAAATTCCTTGGGAAGAAGTTACATATATATTTGCTTCTGCTATGTTTAAGGGAAAGTGGATTCCGCGTTATACAATTCAAACTAAAACGAATGGTACGTTTACTTTTTCCTCAAAAAAGCCTAAAGTGGTTTTACGTACTATTCGGAATTATGTTGAACCTAGTCATATGGTTCAATCACTTAGTTTTTTTGATGTTATCAAACGTGCATTAAAGACAATGATAAATAGAAAAATCATTTAAATAATAGCTAATTGTATGAATAGGAC
The genomic region above belongs to Melissococcus plutonius ATCC 35311 and contains:
- a CDS encoding PTS system mannose/fructose/sorbose family transporter subunit IID; translated protein: MAEKRIHLSKKDRLAVAWRSTFIQGSWNYERMQNGGWLFSMIPAIRKLYKTKEDRAAALKRHLEFFNTHPYLASPILGVTLALEEERANGAPVDDVAIQGVKVGMMGPLAGVGDPVFWFTIRPMLGALGASLAIGGNILGPLIFFVAWNIIRWAFLWYTQEFGYRTGSKITDDVSGGLLQDVTKGASILGMFVLAALVERWVVIKFLPVVSKVKLDKGAYVDWQHLPSGWHGLQKAFQEVHAGKALSSTKVTTLQDNLDQLIPGLAPLLLTFLCMWLLRKKVSPIIIILGLFVVGVLGHIIGLL
- a CDS encoding DUF956 family protein → MVQSINTKVDLVIDATSFTSLTDYGKIMIGDKGFEFYHARDVQKFIQIPWEEVTYIFASAMFKGKWIPRYTIQTKTNGTFTFSSKKPKVVLRTIRNYVEPSHMVQSLSFFDVIKRALKTMINRKII